Proteins found in one Micropterus dolomieu isolate WLL.071019.BEF.003 ecotype Adirondacks linkage group LG12, ASM2129224v1, whole genome shotgun sequence genomic segment:
- the LOC123979862 gene encoding uncharacterized protein LOC123979862, with amino-acid sequence MATTGNLSEEQVHCSICLDVFTNPVSIPCGHNFCQSCILGYWKTSPLYQCPMCKKSFHKRPDISINTVLREIAEQFKEIRVRSAEGTEVLCDVCLGNGRPKAVKSCLVCLTSYCEEHLKSHSARFTKHKLIEPVANMEDRMCPKHERLLELFCKKDQTCVCVLCTETDHRAHYTVPVEREWTDKKAQLKRTEIDVQQMIQDRVKKVEEIKQCVELNKASAQREVEESVQVFSELVRSIQRTQAELVLSIEEKQRQTERWAEGFIAELDREIAELKRRNTDLENMARTDHIHFLKNFPALSTPPSVKDWSGTSVPTDTCVGMIRRSISKLEASLNEMVGKLAESEIKKVLKYAVDVTLDPDSANPWLQLSQDRRQVRHLGAWQDLPDNPDRFDTVVIVLGREGFTSGRHYWEVQVGDKDDWYLGVARSSVNRKGRISVSTSQGYWALAMKKGQGYRVSTSPPILLPLNPKPKQVGVYVDYEEGQVSFYDVRARTHIYTFKDTFMEKILPFFYLYCCDKASDTIVICPVNEKSLIKADVYRIVCCNIITVCGLARDTRFRCLEFTEELQRVRDSIMSSFSILASLPEDHFQCSICLNIFNDPVTTPCGHNFCKTCLSGHWDRSDLCHCPMCNKRFHVRPEISTNVVIEEISVQIKKRKVDKPESADAPWQVTCDVCTDAKCKALKSCLVCLTSYCEAHLEPHQRVPSLMRHKLMDPVENLEERMCEKHERILELFCRDEQVCICLLCSETDHMCHETVPVEEEGAQQKENIDSKKAEIKIMIEERMEKIKEFTESSEISQEKTKKEIDESDKLFNTLMNHVQVTHTKLKSNIEEKLRKSQDKDEAMIEELQEEITQLQSKYSELEELSQSDDYLHLLLTLQALGNVSATKNWSKIRVYSDLCLQTVRRAMTHLVDTFQSELKTLTETELTRMRQYKASVTFDAATAGCCLVVSEFGKRLKYCRTASPSSSDDLERFDCPMILGTTGFISGRHYWEVQVGLRTDWDVGVAKETVPRTGKIPLKRENGFFAIGKRGLDYQVHCTRDTALHLCPRPRKVGVYVDYMEGRVSFYDVDRKLHIHSFTRESFKEKLFPYFYLYGRYKKSEPLIITSMEHQVSVFSLWSSLQQAKNNSTV; translated from the exons ATGGCCACCACTGGGAACCTTTCTGAAGAGCAGGTGCACTGCTCCATCTGTCTCGACGTCTTCACCAACCCGGTGTCCATCCCTTGCGGACACAACTTCTGCCAGAGCTGCATCCTTGGATACTGGAAAACCAGCCCTTTGTACCAGTGTCCTATGTGTAAGAAGTCTTTCCACAAAAGGCCTGATATTAGCATTAACACGGTCCTCAGGGAAATTGCGGAGCAGTTCAAGGAGATCAGAGTTAGAAGTGCAGAAGGTAcg GAGGTCCTCTGTGATGTCTGCCTGGGGAACGGCAGGCCAAAAGCGGTCAAATCCTGCcttgtgtgtctgacttcctaCTGCGAGGAGCATCTGAAATCTCATTCCGCCAGGTTCACCAAGCACAAGCTGATAGAGCCCGTAGCCAACATGGAGGACAGGATGTGTCCGAAGCACGAAAGGCTCCTGGAGCTGTTCTGTAAGAAGGAtcagacttgtgtgtgtgtgctctgtacTGAGACAGACCACAGGGCGCACTACACTGTCCCTGTGGAGAGAGAATGGACAGACAAAAAG GCGCAGCTGAAGAGGACAGAAATAGACGTCCAACAGATGATACAGGACAGAGTGAAAAAGGTGGAGGAGATCAAACAGTGTGTGGAACTAAACAAA GCCAGTGCTCAGAGAGAGGTTGAGGAGAGTGTGCAGGTCTTCTCAGAGCTGGTGCGCTCCATCCAGAGGACTCAGGCCGAACTGGTTTTGTCCATTGAGGAGAAGCAGAGGCAGACGGAGAGGTGGGCTGAAGGCTTCATCGCTGAGCTGGATAGGGAAATTGCTGAGCTGAAGAGGAGGAACACAGACTTGGAGAACATGGCTCGGACTGACCACATTCACTTCTTAAAG AACTTCCCAGCCCTTAGCACTCCTCCTTCTGTCAAAGACTGGTCTGGAACCAGTGTTCCCACTGACACATGTGTTGGCATGATCAGGCGATCCATATCCAAACTGGAGGCCTCATTAAATGAAATGGTTGGCAAACTGGCTGAAAGTG AGATCAAAAAGGTTCTGAAATATGCag TGGACGTCACTCTGGACCCTGACTCAGCCAACCCATGGTTGCAGCTTTCTCAGGACAGACGTCAGGTGAGACACCTGGGTGCATGGCAGGACCTCCCAGACAACCCAGACCGCTTTGACACAGTGGTCATCGTCCTGGGCCGTGAGGGCTTCACTTCAGGGAGACATTACTGGGAGGTTCAGGTGGGGGACAAAGACGACTGGTATCTGGGCGTGGCCAGGTCTTCTGTCAACAGAAAGGGCAGGATCTCTGTAAGCACTTCCCAGGGCTACTGGGCTCTGGCCATGAAGAAAGGCCAGGGGTACCGAGTGTCAACATCCCCGCCAATACTGCTCCCCCTTAACCCCAAGCCCAAACAAGTGGGTGTGTACGTGGACTACGAGGAGGGGCAAGTGTCCTTTTATGACGTTAGGGCTCGGACCCATATTTACACATTCAAAGATACGTTCATGGAAAAGATCTTGCCCTTTTTCTACCTGTACTGCTGCGACAAAGCCTCTGATACCATCGTGATTTGTCCTGTGAATGAGAAAAGCCTGATCAA AGCTGATGTGTACAGGATTGTTTGCTGTAACATAATTACTGTGTGTGGTCTTGCACGTGATACACGATTTAGGTGTCTGGAGTTTACAGAAGAGCTTCAAAGAGTCAG AGATTCCATAATGTCATCATTCAGTATCCTTGCTTCATTGCCGGAGGATCATTTCCAGTGTTCGATCTGTCTGAACATCTTCAATGACCCGGTTACGACACCCTGTGGTCACAACTTCTGCAAGACCTGCCTCAGTGGGCACTGGGACAGGAGTGATTTATGCCACTGCCCGATGTGTAATAAAAGATTCCACGTGAGGCCAGAGATCTCCACAAACGTGGTCATTGAGGAGATTTCAGTCCAAATAAAGAAGAGGAAAGTTGATAAACCTGAAAGTGCTGATGCACCGTGGCAGGTAACGTGCGATGTGTGCACAGATGCAAAGTGCAAGGCCCTGAAGTCCTGCCTAGTGTGTCTGACGTCGTACTGTGAAGCCCACCTGGAGCCTCACCAAAGAGTTCCCTCCCTGATGAGACACAAGCTAATGGACCCGGTGGAGAACCTGGAGGAGAGGATGTGTGAGAAGCACGAGAGGATCCTGGAGCTTTTCTGCAGGGATGAGCAGGTGTGCATCTGTCTGCTGTGCAGCGAGACAGACCACATGTGCCACGAGACGGTGCCTGTTGAAGAAGAAGGGGCTCAACAGAAA GAAAATATTGATTCCAAGAAAGCAGAGATCAAAATTATGATTGAGGAGAGAATGGAAAAGATAAAGGAATTTAcagagtcttctgaaataagtCAA gaaaaaacaaaaaaagagattgaTGAGAGTGATAAGCTCTTCAATACTCTGATGAATCATGTACAAGTGACTCACACTAAACTGAAATCAAACATCGAGGAGAAGCTCCGAAAATCACAAGACAAAGACGAAGCGATGATTGaagagctgcaggaggagaTCACACAACTGCAGAGCAAGTACTCTGAGCTGGAGGAGCTTTCACAAAGTGACGATTACCTTCACCTTCTGCTG ACGTTGCAGGCCCTGGGTAATGTATCAGCCACCAAGAACTGGTCTAAGATCAGGGTTTACTCAGACCTGTGTTTGCAGACGGTGAGGAGAGCCATGACTCATCTTGTGGACACTTTTCAATCCGAACTGAAAACTCTGACAGAAACGG AACTGACTAGGATGAGACAATACAAAG CGTCAGTCACCTTTGACGCAGCTACTGCTGGCTGCTGCCTTGTCGTGTCCGAATTTGGGAAACGGTTGAAGTACTGCAGAACTGCAAGCCCCTCATCGTCTGATGACTTGGAGAGGTTTGACTGTCCCATGATCTTGGGGACGACGGGCTTTATCTCTGGGCGTCACTACTGGGAAGTTCAAGTAGGCCTGAGAACTGACTGGGATGTCGGTGTTGCCAAGGAAACAGTACCCAGAACAGGGAAGATCCCTCTGAAAAGAGAAAATGGCTTCTTCGCCATAGGAAAGAGGGGTTTAGATTATCAAGTTCATTGCACACGCGACACGGCCCTTCACCTTTGTCCCAGGCCGAGAAAAGTAGGAGTGTACGTGGACTATATGGAAGGCAGAGTCTCTTTCTATGATGTGGATAGGAAGTTGCACATTCACTCTTTCACACGAGAGTCTTTCAAAGAGAAACTGTTCCCGTACTTCTATCTGTACGGCAGATACAAGAAATCGGAGCCTTTGATAATTACCTCTATGGAACATCAGGtatctgttttttctctctggtCCTCCCTCCAACAAGCTAAAAATAACTCAACAGTATAA
- the btr12 gene encoding bloodthirsty-related gene family, member 12, which produces MQDGSSPRCRALSEEQFSCSICLEVFVEPVSTPCGHSFCKACLQGYWNHSKKFICPMCKKRYSRKPEMSVNRVLAEISSQFQGLMLAGGAGGAGGAVGAGAATRGSTLNLSSDTGFGGSPGPDTGEFAQAGEVPCDACIGRKLKALKSCVNCPGSFCEAHLKNHKKVKSLISHRLIEPTFHLEEKICKKHKRLLEVFCRTDHTCICTACAETTHKSHDIVSSDHEWKKKMSIVGKKRSELKHLIKERSKKLDEIKQSIKVIKASAQKELEESWQVYAELQRMVEQSQAELVELITMRQRDAERHAQELARGLENELSQLRRRNNELESYTQTQDKVVFLQNLATLQSPPEPVDWSAVSINTDLYLGTIRSSVSSLIDKFQEELKRQYGKELRKVQNYSSEVILDSTTAQKNLVVSEDGRQVRYDEHKISHTDGPKRFNPALFVLGREGLTSGRHYWEVEVGRKTAWTLGVATASARRKGEIKLSPEGGYWCLWLKNGEVKALASYRLPLTLPSAITKVGIFLDYDGGQISFYDVKARLHLYSFLDTFNESLYPVFSPCLDQEGKNSSPLIITTVKHT; this is translated from the exons ATGCAGG ACGGAAGCTCTCCGAGATGCCGGGCCCTCTCTGAAGAGCAGTTTAGCTGCTCCATTTGTCTAGAGGTGTTTGTGGAGCCCGTCTCCACACCCTGCGGCCACAGTTTCTGCAAGGCCTGCCTACAGGGCTACTGGAACCACAGTAAGAAGTTCATCTGCCCCATGTGCAAGAAGAGGTACTCCAGAAAACCTGAGATGAGTGTCAACAGGGTCCTGGCTGAGATCTCCTCACAGTTCCAGGGGCTGATGCTGGccggaggagctggaggagctggaggagctgtGGGAGCCGGGGCTGCTACCAGGGGATCCACACTGAATCTGAGCTCAGATACAGGCTTTGGGGGCTCTCCAGGGCCCGACACCGGGGAGTTTGCCCAGGCTGGGGAGGTTCCCTGTGATGCCTGTATCGGGAGGAAGTTAAAGGCGCTCAAGTCTTGTGTGAATTGTCCTGGGTCATTCTGTGAGGCCCACCTGAAAAATCATAAGAAG GTGAAGTCTCTGATATCGCATCGCCTGATCGAACCCACTTTTCACCTGGAGGAGAAGATCTGTAAGAAACACAAACGTCTTCTGGAGGTCTTCTGCCGCACAGACCACACCTGCATCTGCACAGCCTGCGCTGAGACCACGCACAAATCCCACGACATTGTCTCGTCTGACCACGAGTGGAAGAAGAAGATG agTATTGTGGGGAAGAAGAGGTCGGAGCTTAAACATTTGATCAAGGAGAGATCCAAGAAACTGGACGAGATTAAACAATCCATAAAAGTCATCAAG GCCAGCGCTCAGAAGGAGTTGGAGGAAAGCTGGCAGGTTTATGCGGAGCTGCAGCGTATGGTGGAGCAGAGTCAGGCGGAGTTGGTGGAGCTGATCACCATGAGGCAGCGTGATGCTGAGCGCCACGCTCAGGAACTGGCCCGAGGATTGGAGAACGAACTCAGCCAactgaggaggaggaacaaTGAGCTGGAATCCTACACACAGACCCAGGACAAAGTGGTCTTCCTACAG AACCTGGCGACGCTGCAGTCCCCACCAGAACCCGTTGATTGGTCTGCGGTCAGCATCAACACTGACCTCTACCTGGGAACCATCCGTTCATCTGTCAGCAGCCTCATCGACAAGTTCCAGGAGGAGCTCAAAAGGCAGTACGGAAAAG agcTCCGGAAGGTGCAGAACTATTCAA GTGAGGTGATTTTGGACTCTACCACGGCCCAGAAGAACCTGGTTGTGTCCGAAGATGGTCGCCAAGTGAGATATGATGAGCATAAGATCTCTCACACTGACGGTCCGAAGCGCTTCAACCCCGCTCTCTTTGTCCTGGGCCGAGAGGGTCTCACCTCTGGGCGACACTACTGGGAGGTGGAAGTGGGGCGCAAGACTGCCTGGACGCTTGGCGTGGCTACCGCCTCTGCACGCCGCAAGGGTGAGATCAAGCTGAGTCCTGAGGGGGGATACTGGTGCCTGTGGCTGAAGAACGGGGAGGTGAAGGCTTTAGCGTCGTACCGCCTGCCTCTAACGCTGCCGTCCGCAATCACCAAAGTGGGAATCTTCCTGGATTATGACGGAGGCCAGATTTCTTTCTATGATGTGAAGGCTCGTCTGCATCTCTACAGCTTCCTCGATACCTTTAATGAGAGTCTGTACCCAGTCTTTAGCCCCTGTCTCGACCAGGAGGGGAAAAACTCTTCTCCTCTTATCATAACCACTGTTAAACACACCTGA
- the LOC123979863 gene encoding E3 ubiquitin-protein ligase TRIM47-like, which produces MSEPSKCCICLDEFTSPAFLPCGHCFCLGCIGEYWRIQRACQCPLCKAIFPTRPHLKTDQTPHAGAPTEEETVPLKAGEVACDVCAAKHRAVKSCLECLASYCAAHLEPHYRNEDLGRHLLINVVKNLDDSVCRLHGKQLNRFCRSDQTCICAMCAQTDHRGHHIISINKEATKKKVKLRRARMKLQQAIQERLSKVEKIKLSVDLSGENPKEAWAQNKELIRQLEEEISELQKRNTELEQLLQTEDSLYFLQVCSVRQSTDHQHTAAS; this is translated from the exons ATGTCAGAGCCTTCTAAGTGCTGCATCTGCCTGGATGAGTTCACCAGCCCTGCTTTCCTTCCCTGTGGACACTGTTTCTGCCTGGGCTGTATAGGTGAATACTGGAGGATCCAGAGGGCCTGTCAGTGCCCCCTCTGCAAGGCCATTTTCCCCACCAGGCCACATCTTAAAACAGACCAAACACCACATGCTGGTGCTCCAACTGAGGAAGAAACTGTGCCTTTAAAAGCTGGAGAGGTTGCCTGTGATGTCTGCGCAGCAAAGCATCGAGCTGTCAAGTCTTGCCTGGAGTGCCTGGCCTCATACTGTGCTGCTCATCTGGAGCCGCATTACCGGAATGAAGATCTTGGGCGCCATCTTTTGATCAATGTGGTGAAGAACCTGGACGACTCTGTGTGTAGACTGCATGGAAAGCAGTTAAACAGGTTCTGTAGGAGTGATCAAACATGCATTTGTGCCATGTGTGCCCAGACAGACCACAGGGGCCATCACATTATTTCTATTAACAAGGAAGCCACAAAGAAAAAG gTTAAACTAAGACGGGCAAGGATGAAGCTTCAGCAAGCCATTCAAGAGAGACTGAGTAAAGTTGAGAAAATCAAGCTGTCTGTAGACCTCAGTGGAGAAAACCCAAAAGAGGCCTGGGCACAAAATAAAGAGCTCATCAGACAACTGGAAGAAGAAATCTCTGAGCTGCAGAAGAGAAATACTGAACTGGAGCAGCTCTTGCAGACTGAAGACAGCCTTTACTTCCTACAGGTCTGCAGTGTTCGACAGTCAACAGATCACCAGCACACTGCGGCTTCTTAA